A region from the [Limnothrix rosea] IAM M-220 genome encodes:
- a CDS encoding cupin domain-containing protein: MVNIAEKIQIEHNPDPAKLKELGVFSWGIWTKEVSTFPWQYDVKETCYLLEGEVIVTPAGGAPIALGKGDLVTFPAQLQCTWDIRQAVKKHYSFD, translated from the coding sequence ATGGTTAATATTGCAGAAAAAATTCAAATAGAGCACAATCCAGACCCTGCAAAACTGAAAGAGTTGGGGGTTTTCAGTTGGGGGATTTGGACCAAGGAGGTCTCTACTTTTCCTTGGCAATATGATGTTAAAGAGACTTGCTATTTGCTCGAAGGTGAGGTGATTGTGACTCCCGCAGGCGGCGCACCTATCGCACTGGGGAAGGGGGATTTAGTTACTTTTCCAGCGCAACTTCAGTGTACTTGGGATATTCGGCAAGCCGTGAAAAAGCATTATTCGTTCGATTGA
- a CDS encoding succinate--CoA ligase subunit alpha, protein MMTWETNENILVQGIDTPLAQYYVPRMLAYGTQIVAGVSAGKGGVTVHELPVFDLVMTANSELGDITTSLIFVDRFAVLDAAFEAIAAGIKQLIIVSAGVPPLDMVRLFCKAKRQKVRILGPGSSGLIVPGKLWLGTGFVNHFQAGDVALLSRFSSLSQEAAILLNKEGLGQSCVIDVGNADLPGSNFAQWLSILDADPKTKAIALLGRYSSQEEIELIPIIRDDIATPVVTYLCGNHAPLHQSCHDAGTIIANQLSYCLSETYSETEMAAAFKREKLMFARTLEDVPLLLKKAIAPAKSRSRRKSKTAVN, encoded by the coding sequence ATGATGACTTGGGAAACGAACGAAAACATTTTAGTACAGGGTATTGATACGCCATTGGCGCAATATTATGTGCCCCGTATGCTAGCCTACGGAACTCAGATTGTGGCGGGGGTGAGTGCTGGCAAGGGTGGGGTGACGGTTCATGAACTACCTGTATTTGATCTGGTGATGACAGCAAATAGTGAGCTGGGAGATATCACTACGAGCTTGATTTTTGTGGATCGCTTTGCGGTGTTGGATGCGGCCTTTGAGGCGATCGCCGCCGGTATTAAACAATTAATTATCGTGTCAGCTGGCGTGCCACCATTGGATATGGTGCGTTTATTTTGTAAGGCGAAACGGCAGAAAGTGCGTATTCTAGGCCCCGGCAGTAGCGGCCTCATTGTCCCGGGAAAATTATGGCTCGGCACAGGATTTGTGAATCATTTTCAGGCGGGGGATGTGGCTCTCCTCAGTCGCTTTAGTAGTCTTTCCCAAGAGGCGGCGATTTTGCTTAATAAAGAAGGTTTGGGGCAGTCCTGTGTCATCGATGTGGGCAATGCCGATTTGCCCGGCTCTAATTTTGCCCAATGGCTGAGTATTCTGGATGCGGATCCGAAGACTAAGGCGATCGCCCTTTTGGGACGGTACAGTTCCCAGGAAGAGATTGAATTAATTCCGATCATTCGGGACGACATTGCCACCCCTGTTGTTACATATCTTTGCGGCAACCATGCTCCCCTACACCAAAGTTGTCATGATGCAGGCACAATTATTGCCAATCAACTGTCCTATTGCCTCAGTGAAACCTACAGTGAAACGGAGATGGCGGCGGCCTTTAAACGGGAAAAATTAATGTTTGCTCGCACCCTAGAGGATGTACCGCTACTCCTCAAAAAGGCGATCGCCCCTGCCAAATCTCGTAGTCGCCGTAAATCAAAAACAGCGGTAAATTAA
- the folD gene encoding bifunctional methylenetetrahydrofolate dehydrogenase/methenyltetrahydrofolate cyclohydrolase FolD, giving the protein MAQILDGKGFAKKIQANLKEKIAQIQPQMGRPPGLAVLMVGDNPASAAYVRNKERSCERVGIASFGKHFPADVSQAELEAVIQALNVDERVDGILVQLPLPDHLDSVGLLLTIAPEKDADGLHPLNLGHLVRSEPGLRSCTPYGVMALLQEYDVPLAGKKAVVVGRSILVGKPLALMLLDANATVTIAHSRTADLAAVTRDADILVAAVGRPEFITADMIKPGAIAIDVGINRVENPDTGKARLVGDIAFDAAEKVASYITPVPGGIGPMTVAMLLQNTFHSYEAKLS; this is encoded by the coding sequence ATGGCACAAATCCTTGATGGCAAAGGCTTTGCCAAGAAAATTCAAGCTAACCTCAAAGAAAAAATCGCCCAAATCCAACCACAAATGGGTCGTCCACCGGGCTTGGCTGTGTTGATGGTGGGGGACAATCCAGCCAGTGCTGCCTACGTCCGCAATAAAGAACGTTCCTGTGAACGGGTGGGCATTGCCTCCTTTGGGAAACATTTTCCTGCCGATGTTAGCCAAGCAGAATTAGAAGCCGTCATCCAAGCGCTTAATGTCGATGAACGGGTTGATGGCATCCTCGTACAGCTCCCGTTGCCTGACCATCTCGACTCTGTGGGGTTACTCCTTACCATTGCCCCAGAAAAAGATGCCGACGGTTTACACCCTTTAAATTTAGGTCACCTTGTCCGCTCCGAACCGGGATTACGTAGCTGCACCCCCTACGGTGTGATGGCATTATTGCAAGAGTATGATGTCCCCCTTGCTGGAAAAAAAGCAGTGGTGGTGGGGCGCAGTATCCTTGTCGGGAAACCCCTGGCGTTGATGTTGCTTGATGCAAATGCTACTGTTACCATTGCCCATTCCCGTACCGCCGATCTCGCGGCTGTGACTCGCGATGCCGATATCCTTGTTGCGGCTGTTGGTCGACCAGAATTTATCACCGCTGACATGATCAAACCGGGGGCGATCGCCATTGATGTGGGCATTAATCGCGTGGAAAATCCCGACACTGGTAAGGCGCGTTTAGTGGGTGATATTGCCTTTGATGCGGCTGAAAAAGTAGCCTCCTACATTACACCTGTTCCCGGTGGCATTGGCCCCATGACCGTCGCAATGCTGTTGCAAAATACCTTTCATAGCTACGAAGCCAAGCTGTCCTAG
- a CDS encoding ATP-grasp domain-containing protein: MELLEYQAKQLFQQVGIPTLPSQIISDARELKQLQIPYPIVLKSQVCSGGRGKAGGIKPAQNTIDAIAAARNIFNLAIAGQYPDVLLAEAHYRSQQEIFLAVVLDYELQRPVLLGSAYGGMDVNKLLANLQQVVIEEFFSPFYARHLLNQMGFSGELVISLSQVIGKMYDLLLAKDLDLIEINPLGIGENGELMALDGKVTAHDTAIQKHPDIASFGDRPTPQSPLQAEESNALFWEHDIKGGNIGIICFGVGSAALLWDMIHNQKGHPACCWILGPRAQSLVFSPNELDTQIMAILEQLKTLPQVNVLLLNLVADEEINQQILHYLVGQTNQPNPVINRAPTLGKTPTVTTATTQLEPPLPEIVVRCLPTIENTFDSSLYWETDLGDAIRRAIALGKQTEIRP; the protein is encoded by the coding sequence ATGGAATTGCTCGAATACCAAGCTAAACAACTTTTTCAACAGGTGGGTATTCCGACATTACCGTCACAAATTATTTCTGATGCGCGGGAACTAAAGCAGTTACAAATTCCCTATCCCATTGTTTTAAAATCGCAGGTTTGTAGTGGGGGACGGGGTAAGGCTGGGGGCATTAAACCGGCGCAAAATACCATTGATGCGATCGCCGCGGCCCGAAATATCTTTAATTTGGCGATCGCCGGCCAATATCCCGATGTGCTTTTAGCAGAAGCCCATTACCGTAGTCAACAGGAAATTTTTTTGGCAGTTGTCCTAGATTACGAACTACAACGTCCTGTGTTGCTGGGCTCAGCCTATGGCGGCATGGATGTCAATAAACTCCTTGCTAATTTGCAACAGGTTGTCATTGAAGAATTTTTCTCGCCTTTCTATGCCCGCCACCTCCTGAATCAGATGGGGTTTTCTGGGGAACTGGTTATTTCCCTCAGCCAAGTGATTGGGAAAATGTATGATCTCCTGTTGGCAAAGGATCTAGATCTCATTGAAATTAATCCTTTGGGCATTGGTGAAAATGGGGAGCTCATGGCTCTGGATGGTAAAGTGACTGCCCATGACACCGCCATTCAAAAACATCCTGATATTGCTAGTTTTGGCGATCGCCCCACCCCCCAAAGTCCCTTACAAGCAGAGGAGAGCAACGCTCTATTTTGGGAGCATGATATCAAAGGGGGCAACATTGGCATTATCTGTTTTGGTGTCGGCTCGGCGGCATTACTGTGGGACATGATTCACAATCAAAAAGGCCATCCCGCCTGCTGTTGGATTTTAGGCCCACGCGCCCAGAGTTTAGTGTTTTCCCCGAATGAGCTGGACACGCAAATTATGGCCATTTTAGAACAGCTTAAAACCTTGCCCCAGGTCAATGTGTTGCTCCTGAACCTCGTGGCAGATGAAGAAATAAATCAACAAATTTTGCACTATCTTGTGGGGCAAACAAATCAGCCAAATCCCGTTATCAACCGTGCTCCCACCCTTGGGAAAACGCCGACGGTGACAACTGCTACGACCCAACTGGAGCCACCCCTGCCAGAAATTGTGGTGCGGTGTTTACCGACCATTGAAAATACCTTTGATAGTTCCCTCTACTGGGAGACTGATTTAGGGGATGCTATTCGTCGGGCGATCGCCCTTGGTAAACAAACAGAAATTCGCCCTTAG
- the rsmA gene encoding 16S rRNA (adenine(1518)-N(6)/adenine(1519)-N(6))-dimethyltransferase RsmA: protein MRARKRFGQHWLTDDSILDQIVAAADLQKGDRLLEIGPGKGALTKRLLPAAAALLAVEIDRDLCKFMVQNYGDRDNFLLLEADYLKSDIDEFLNDFPKFQNPRKVVANIPYNITGPIIEKLLGRIATPNPNPFESIVLLIQKEVGDRLIAVPHTKAFGALTLRVQYLAECETICLVPPKAFRPKPKVDSVVIRITPRPLAKPAQNPKLLETLIKVGFMNKRKMLRNNLKGLYSTDILDGIFADLDISQKARGEEVDLMQWIALSDRLNERPHQLPDQSNE, encoded by the coding sequence ATGCGCGCCCGAAAACGTTTTGGTCAACATTGGCTGACTGATGACAGTATTCTCGATCAGATTGTGGCGGCAGCGGATTTGCAGAAGGGCGATCGCCTCCTAGAGATTGGGCCGGGGAAAGGTGCTCTAACCAAACGATTGTTGCCCGCAGCGGCGGCATTATTAGCAGTGGAGATTGACCGCGATCTCTGCAAATTTATGGTGCAGAACTACGGCGATCGCGATAATTTTTTGTTGCTAGAGGCAGACTATCTAAAAAGTGATATCGATGAATTTTTAAACGATTTCCCCAAATTTCAAAATCCCCGCAAAGTAGTTGCCAATATTCCCTACAACATCACAGGCCCGATTATTGAAAAACTCCTCGGACGCATTGCCACGCCTAACCCCAACCCCTTTGAGTCCATTGTGTTGCTCATCCAAAAAGAAGTCGGCGATCGCCTCATTGCCGTCCCCCACACCAAAGCTTTTGGGGCATTAACCCTACGAGTGCAATATTTGGCCGAATGCGAAACCATTTGTCTTGTGCCACCGAAGGCCTTTCGTCCAAAACCAAAAGTCGATTCTGTCGTTATTCGCATCACGCCACGTCCCCTCGCGAAACCAGCTCAAAACCCAAAGCTCCTCGAAACCCTAATTAAAGTTGGGTTCATGAACAAGCGAAAAATGCTCCGCAATAATCTCAAAGGTCTGTACAGCACAGATATTCTTGATGGAATTTTTGCCGATTTAGATATTAGCCAAAAAGCACGGGGTGAAGAAGTCGATCTGATGCAATGGATTGCCCTCAGCGATCGCCTGAATGAACGACCCCATCAATTACCCGATCAATCGAACGAATAA